The following coding sequences are from one Paenibacillus sp. JDR-2 window:
- the hemQ gene encoding hydrogen peroxide-dependent heme synthase, with protein MSEVAITLEGWYALHDFRSMDWAAWRLASDRERSQALDELQSFLKEWSSIDENKQGSTAVYSIVGQKADFVFMHLRETLEELNDIETAFNKTLFAEFTQPAHSYVSVVELSNYVNSPGSDPMQNPEVVARLKPSLPKARHICFYPMNKRRSGNDNWYMLSMEDRRNMMRSHGMIGRKYAGKVKQIITGSVGFDDWEWGVTLFADEALQFKKLVYEMRFDEVSARYGDFGEFFVGNLLTDDKFKAMLSL; from the coding sequence ATGAGTGAAGTAGCCATTACATTAGAAGGCTGGTACGCGCTGCATGATTTCCGTTCGATGGATTGGGCGGCGTGGCGGCTTGCAAGCGATAGAGAACGGAGCCAGGCGTTGGACGAGCTTCAATCCTTCCTGAAGGAATGGAGCAGCATTGACGAGAACAAGCAAGGCAGCACGGCTGTTTATTCCATCGTTGGCCAAAAAGCAGATTTCGTGTTTATGCACCTGCGCGAAACGCTGGAAGAGCTGAACGATATCGAAACCGCGTTTAACAAAACGCTGTTCGCGGAGTTCACGCAGCCGGCTCACTCGTATGTGAGCGTTGTTGAGCTTAGCAACTATGTCAATTCCCCGGGCAGCGACCCGATGCAAAATCCGGAGGTTGTGGCACGTTTGAAGCCATCCCTACCGAAAGCTAGACATATTTGCTTCTACCCGATGAACAAACGCCGTTCTGGCAACGACAACTGGTACATGCTGAGCATGGAAGACCGCCGCAACATGATGCGCAGCCACGGCATGATCGGCCGCAAATATGCCGGCAAGGTTAAACAAATCATCACCGGCTCCGTTGGTTTTGATGATTGGGAATGGGGCGTTACTCTGTTTGCTGACGAAGCGCTTCAATTCAAGAAGCTTGTGTACGAGATGCGCTTTGACGAAGTCAGCGCGCGTTACGGCGACTTTGGCGAGTTCTTTGTTGGGAATCTGCTGACGGACGATAAGTTTAAGGCGATGCTTTCGCTGTAA
- a CDS encoding YuiB family protein, which yields MLQLFVATVLFLVMMFGIGFILNMLLKTTWFPIYVFVIVLLPIGIWSTWDHSVSFVDNFTEFTYVDVIPVIGALAGAYISGWAIRALRRGGYKMF from the coding sequence ATGCTTCAATTATTTGTAGCCACCGTGCTGTTTCTGGTCATGATGTTCGGCATCGGCTTTATTCTTAACATGCTTCTCAAAACAACGTGGTTTCCTATTTATGTCTTTGTAATCGTACTGCTGCCTATCGGCATATGGTCGACATGGGATCATTCCGTTTCGTTTGTCGACAATTTCACAGAGTTTACATATGTAGATGTTATCCCGGTTATCGGCGCCTTGGCTGGTGCTTATATCAGTGGATGGGCCATTCGCGCGCTGCGCCGCGGCGGTTATAAAATGTTCTAA
- a CDS encoding NAD(P)/FAD-dependent oxidoreductase: protein MSNIPKIVILGAGYGGVLTALRLQKELNYNEADVTLVNKHDYHYITTHLHMPAAGTDNPENARVSISKLIDEFKIDFVKSTVVQIRPQDKKVILEDGTLSYDYLVIGLGGEPETFGIPGLGEYAMNIRSINSVRLIREHIEYQFARFKREPHRTDYLTFIVGGAGFTGIEFIGELSDRIPELCKQFDVDPALVKIYNIEAAPTALPGFDPELVEYAMDVLTKKGVTFRIGTAIKECTPDGVVVGEGEEIKSQTVIWTGGIRGNRLIEDAGFETMRGRVKVDDNLRAPGHENIYIVGDNSLMFNPEGRPYPPTAQIAMQQGVVCAHNLIASIRNQPLKAFVFSNKGTVASLGKGEAIGIAFGKKYKGRTAAWLKKMIDLRYLFIIGGIPLVLRKGKFL from the coding sequence ATGAGCAACATACCCAAAATTGTCATCTTAGGAGCTGGCTACGGCGGTGTGCTTACTGCGCTGCGGTTGCAAAAAGAACTTAACTATAACGAGGCTGACGTCACTTTGGTGAATAAGCACGACTATCATTATATTACAACGCATTTGCATATGCCTGCTGCGGGAACGGATAATCCTGAGAATGCGCGCGTCAGCATTTCCAAGCTGATTGATGAATTCAAGATCGACTTCGTGAAATCGACGGTCGTACAGATTCGCCCGCAGGATAAAAAGGTTATTCTTGAGGATGGAACTCTTTCGTATGATTATCTGGTCATCGGTCTTGGCGGCGAGCCGGAAACCTTTGGCATTCCCGGGCTTGGCGAATATGCAATGAACATTAGAAGCATCAACTCCGTCCGCCTGATCCGCGAGCATATCGAGTATCAATTTGCGCGCTTCAAGCGTGAACCGCATCGTACCGACTACCTGACCTTTATCGTAGGCGGAGCGGGCTTTACCGGCATTGAATTCATTGGCGAACTGTCCGACCGTATCCCTGAGCTGTGCAAGCAGTTTGATGTCGATCCGGCGCTCGTTAAAATTTATAATATTGAAGCAGCGCCAACCGCGCTTCCAGGCTTTGACCCTGAGCTCGTGGAATACGCGATGGACGTATTGACGAAAAAAGGCGTAACGTTCCGCATCGGAACGGCGATCAAAGAGTGCACGCCTGACGGCGTCGTAGTTGGCGAAGGCGAAGAAATCAAATCGCAGACGGTTATTTGGACCGGCGGTATCCGCGGCAACCGTCTGATTGAGGATGCAGGCTTTGAAACGATGCGCGGACGCGTAAAAGTGGATGACAACCTGCGTGCTCCAGGCCATGAGAATATCTACATCGTGGGCGACAACTCCCTGATGTTTAATCCGGAAGGACGTCCGTACCCTCCAACCGCGCAAATCGCCATGCAGCAAGGCGTAGTATGCGCGCATAACCTGATTGCTTCGATCCGCAACCAGCCTTTGAAGGCATTCGTCTTCAGCAACAAAGGCACGGTAGCATCGCTGGGCAAAGGCGAAGCGATTGGTATCGCGTTCGGCAAGAAATACAAAGGCCGCACGGCTGCTTGGCTGAAAAAGATGATCGACCTGCGTTACTTGTTCATTATCGGCGGCATTCCGCTTGTGCTGCGCAAAGGGAAGTTCCTGTAA
- a CDS encoding YheC/YheD family protein, with product MEEQLGRPVPDKWAKQAALLADPFIAPHIPPTKLYNAGNLRSMLGKHQMVVIKPVIGTGGHGVIKVSKTSAGYSFTSHSTTHSYASFEALKSALDKKRKNRPYLIQKGIRLAKVGSRPIDYRVKYVKTETGWEYRSMVGRIAKPGLFVTNLCQGGTMVTAAEGIRRSLSRSLVGSKKQKMRDLTVASTRILEDRFPGVGQLGFDYGIDVNGKIWIFEVNTRPQ from the coding sequence ATGGAAGAACAACTAGGCCGGCCAGTCCCTGACAAATGGGCAAAGCAGGCGGCTCTGCTCGCCGATCCGTTTATTGCCCCGCATATTCCGCCAACGAAGCTATACAATGCCGGCAACTTAAGAAGCATGCTCGGCAAGCATCAAATGGTTGTCATCAAGCCGGTTATCGGCACGGGAGGACACGGCGTTATTAAGGTATCGAAGACAAGCGCAGGCTACAGCTTTACCTCTCATTCGACAACGCATTCTTATGCCAGCTTTGAAGCTCTCAAATCAGCACTCGACAAGAAACGCAAAAATCGTCCTTATCTGATTCAGAAAGGGATCCGTCTCGCCAAGGTTGGCAGCCGTCCCATTGATTACCGGGTCAAATACGTAAAGACTGAAACGGGCTGGGAATATCGCTCTATGGTAGGGAGAATTGCCAAGCCGGGGTTGTTTGTCACGAACTTGTGCCAAGGCGGCACGATGGTTACGGCGGCAGAGGGAATCCGCCGATCCTTGTCTCGGTCTCTTGTAGGATCGAAGAAGCAGAAAATGCGCGATCTGACCGTTGCCTCAACGAGAATACTGGAGGACAGGTTCCCCGGCGTTGGGCAGTTAGGGTTCGATTATGGCATTGATGTAAACGGCAAGATATGGATCTTTGAAGTTAATACGAGGCCGCAATAA
- a CDS encoding helicase DnaB encodes MRIGNLLQYTEHHRYYIFRDFSLSSLDYKMLSLIYQPMLGAFAIALYQQLYHGIAEGTSGYSAIESQRKLFLGLGLDMNERGRKYLIDQASRLEAVGLLQTSRVGLPDQADVMYEYELSQPLSPGEFFRNQHLTLLLRDKIGKYAVISLRESFGAQEPDELAQKQLTKENISVPFYELFQLNTQSVDQELEQALTEVAPTRQAAPRAQLETAGIPYGEIILRFPRNSANRSYVERMRGNSEQLAQVNYVAYKYNLSVADICRLLDEDGIFASNGELIVDEIQLRANQLYRQDKKREGERQRTLARVQAAAVQPNETEEELVEFGVQEEYYMLVPSQLAGRCDVQQYNMLMRNEPHTRFLQRFFPGAVPDWIERSFERIDLNYKLPAPVINILIHYVIGMNDAQRVTKTFVEAVVSNMLVKQVDTFEKAVLYVREQAEVEADKERRNARAAAGLPGTRGTSRNSSRGGTSRKPSIPIVQDEEAGDTAISPEKLEQMRRLARKLDGKA; translated from the coding sequence TTGCGCATCGGTAATCTACTACAATATACAGAACATCACCGTTATTACATTTTTCGTGATTTTTCGCTAAGCAGCTTGGACTATAAAATGTTGTCGCTTATCTATCAGCCGATGTTAGGCGCATTTGCTATTGCTTTATATCAGCAGCTTTATCATGGCATTGCTGAAGGTACTTCCGGTTACTCCGCCATTGAATCGCAGCGCAAGCTGTTCCTTGGACTGGGATTGGACATGAACGAACGGGGCAGAAAATATTTGATCGATCAGGCATCGCGTCTGGAAGCGGTTGGACTTTTGCAGACGTCGCGGGTAGGATTGCCGGATCAGGCAGATGTCATGTACGAATACGAACTGTCGCAGCCGCTCTCGCCAGGAGAGTTTTTCCGCAATCAGCATCTGACCCTGCTTCTTCGGGACAAGATCGGCAAGTACGCGGTTATTTCGCTCCGTGAATCGTTTGGGGCGCAAGAGCCCGACGAGCTTGCGCAGAAACAGCTGACCAAAGAAAACATTTCGGTGCCTTTCTATGAGCTGTTCCAGCTGAACACGCAGTCGGTTGATCAAGAGCTCGAGCAGGCTTTAACGGAAGTAGCGCCAACCCGTCAGGCTGCGCCTCGGGCTCAGCTTGAGACGGCAGGTATTCCTTATGGGGAAATTATCCTTCGTTTCCCGCGCAATTCGGCGAACCGGAGTTATGTAGAGCGGATGCGCGGCAATTCCGAGCAGCTCGCACAAGTCAATTATGTCGCTTACAAATACAATCTATCCGTAGCGGACATTTGCCGATTATTGGATGAGGATGGTATTTTCGCTTCGAATGGCGAGTTGATCGTAGACGAGATTCAACTGCGTGCGAATCAGCTGTACCGCCAGGATAAGAAGCGTGAAGGAGAACGGCAAAGAACGCTTGCCCGCGTGCAGGCAGCAGCCGTTCAGCCAAATGAGACGGAGGAAGAACTCGTCGAGTTCGGCGTTCAGGAAGAGTATTACATGCTTGTGCCAAGCCAATTGGCGGGCAGATGCGACGTGCAGCAATATAATATGCTCATGCGGAACGAACCGCATACCAGGTTTTTGCAGCGGTTTTTCCCTGGAGCCGTACCGGACTGGATCGAAAGATCCTTTGAGCGGATTGATCTTAATTACAAGCTTCCCGCACCGGTGATCAACATACTTATTCATTATGTGATAGGCATGAACGATGCGCAGCGCGTGACGAAGACATTCGTGGAGGCCGTTGTATCCAACATGCTGGTGAAGCAGGTAGATACATTCGAGAAGGCTGTTCTTTACGTTAGAGAGCAGGCTGAGGTAGAGGCCGACAAGGAACGCCGGAATGCGAGAGCTGCAGCAGGTCTTCCGGGAACGAGAGGAACGTCGCGCAACAGCTCGCGCGGAGGTACGTCCCGTAAGCCGTCTATTCCGATTGTACAGGATGAAGAGGCAGGAGATACGGCAATTTCGCCGGAGAAGCTGGAACAAATGCGAAGGCTGGCCAGAAAGCTGGACGGCAAAGCTTAA
- a CDS encoding NAD(P)/FAD-dependent oxidoreductase produces the protein MSSVEQPNNLADIIIIGGGPAGLFAAFYGGMRQASVKIIESMPQLGGQLAALYPEKYIYDVAGFPKVTAQELVDRLIEQISLFQPEVLLEEKVVEVNKQSERLFEVITNKAVHYAKAVIITAGVGAFEPRKLELPEAVQYEKSNLHYFVGDLNRFKGQKVLLTGGGDSAVDWALMLEPIAESVTLVHRRDKFRAHEHSVENLMNSKVIVQTPKEVTSLHGDGRISRVTLTDVKTKDQTEVEVDAVIVNYGFVSSLGPIAEWGIEIQGGSIIVDTRMETSVSGIFAAGDITTYPGKLKLIAVGFGEAPTAINNAKVYIDPDAKLSPGHSSNMKL, from the coding sequence ATGTCATCCGTAGAACAGCCAAATAACCTTGCAGATATTATCATTATTGGCGGCGGACCTGCCGGCCTGTTTGCAGCCTTTTATGGCGGAATGCGCCAGGCATCCGTCAAAATCATTGAGAGTATGCCTCAACTTGGCGGTCAGCTCGCAGCACTGTATCCGGAGAAGTACATATATGACGTGGCCGGATTCCCAAAAGTTACAGCCCAAGAGCTTGTTGATCGGTTAATTGAGCAAATCAGTCTTTTTCAGCCGGAAGTATTATTAGAAGAAAAAGTCGTTGAAGTGAACAAACAGAGCGAGCGTTTATTTGAAGTCATTACCAATAAAGCCGTACATTATGCAAAAGCCGTTATTATTACAGCCGGCGTTGGCGCTTTTGAACCGCGCAAGCTGGAGCTGCCTGAAGCCGTACAATACGAAAAGAGCAACCTTCATTATTTTGTCGGGGATCTGAACCGGTTCAAGGGGCAAAAGGTACTGCTCACTGGCGGCGGCGATTCAGCCGTTGACTGGGCGCTGATGCTCGAGCCAATCGCGGAATCGGTTACGCTTGTTCACCGCCGCGATAAGTTCCGCGCGCATGAGCATAGCGTTGAAAATCTGATGAACTCGAAGGTTATTGTCCAGACGCCTAAAGAGGTCACTTCCCTCCATGGGGATGGCCGGATCAGCCGCGTAACGCTTACCGATGTCAAAACCAAGGATCAAACCGAGGTCGAGGTAGATGCGGTAATCGTCAATTACGGCTTTGTCTCCTCACTCGGCCCGATAGCCGAATGGGGCATTGAGATTCAGGGCGGCTCCATCATCGTAGATACAAGAATGGAGACCAGCGTCAGCGGCATCTTTGCCGCCGGAGACATAACGACCTACCCGGGCAAGCTGAAGCTGATTGCCGTTGGCTTCGGAGAAGCCCCTACCGCCATTAATAACGCGAAGGTCTATATTGATCCGGACGCGAAGCTTTCGCCGGGGCATAGCAGCAATATGAAGCTATAG
- the sda gene encoding sporulation histidine kinase inhibitor Sda — protein sequence MDLLSDELLEDTYLAAIQYKLEDDFIRMLLIEMKRRQLNKAAASNAI from the coding sequence ATGGATCTGCTGTCAGACGAGCTACTGGAAGACACCTACCTTGCTGCTATTCAGTACAAACTGGAAGACGACTTCATCCGAATGCTTCTGATTGAGATGAAGCGAAGACAACTTAACAAGGCTGCCGCCTCAAACGCTATATAA
- the dnaI gene encoding primosomal protein DnaI — MESLGEMLKAWPGGKSMTDQAEQKLGELMADPLVERLFVKHPELNERAVRMNMNRVYQYVNEYRNCSNCPGLNNCPNDFEGHYTLLSCETVSDQVQLIDRKVSCKKFLARRSEEQIKNRIRSFYVDETALNNGYSADEILFNDPKRTEAAYQILAYIDKTKEEGLQKEGLYLAGKFGTGKTFLMCYLLHELAKAGYSGAIVYMPEFVEDLKSMMHDQAKLRETVEMMKETDLLIFDDMGAENLNPWVRDHVLGSILNYRMNRKPTLYTSNYELDALERHFSFTSKDGDEQYKGERLMNRIRPYVEVVMVTGENKRGRK; from the coding sequence ATGGAATCGCTTGGTGAAATGTTAAAAGCATGGCCTGGCGGTAAATCAATGACCGATCAAGCGGAACAAAAGCTTGGAGAGCTAATGGCGGACCCTCTTGTTGAGCGTCTGTTCGTCAAGCACCCTGAGCTGAATGAACGTGCGGTACGGATGAATATGAACCGGGTCTATCAGTATGTGAATGAATACCGGAACTGTTCGAATTGCCCGGGATTAAACAATTGTCCAAATGATTTCGAGGGCCATTATACGTTACTTTCTTGCGAAACGGTTAGTGATCAGGTTCAATTGATTGACCGGAAGGTGTCTTGCAAAAAGTTCCTCGCGCGGCGCAGCGAAGAACAGATCAAGAACAGGATCCGAAGCTTCTATGTCGACGAGACCGCTCTAAATAACGGTTATTCGGCTGATGAAATATTGTTCAACGATCCAAAGCGGACCGAGGCAGCCTATCAAATTCTGGCATATATCGACAAGACGAAGGAAGAAGGGCTGCAGAAGGAAGGCTTGTACCTGGCCGGCAAGTTTGGCACGGGCAAAACGTTCCTAATGTGTTATCTGCTTCATGAGCTTGCGAAGGCAGGCTATTCGGGGGCTATCGTCTACATGCCGGAGTTTGTGGAAGATCTTAAATCGATGATGCATGATCAGGCTAAGCTTCGCGAAACGGTAGAGATGATGAAAGAAACCGATCTGCTTATCTTTGATGATATGGGGGCGGAGAACCTGAATCCATGGGTTCGGGACCATGTTCTTGGATCGATTCTGAACTACCGGATGAACCGGAAGCCTACCTTATACACGTCCAACTATGAGCTGGATGCCTTGGAGAGACATTTCAGCTTTACTAGCAAAGACGGTGACGAGCAGTATAAGGGAGAACGCCTGATGAACCGGATCAGGCCTTATGTTGAAGTCGTTATGGTTACCGGAGAGAATAAGCGGGGACGCAAATAA